ACTGAGGGGTTTTGAGCTCAGTTTTATTCCAGAGGTCAGACATTTCCCTAGTACATGgttggaatgagtccagaggagaccacCAATTGTGCTgtgagggctggagcccctctgctctgaagccaggctgggagaactggggGTGTTCAtctgcacaagagaaggctccagagagaccttagagccccttccaatgcctaaaggggctccagaagagctggagagggactttggacaagggatggagggacaggacaagggggaatggctgcacactgccagagagcagggacagaTAGGATATTgcagagaaattcttccctgtgagggtggggaggccctggcacaggttgccccatccctggaagtgttccaggccagacttggagcatcctgggacagtggaaggtgtccatgccCATCACAGCAGGtagaacaagatgagctttaaggtcccttccgAGCCAAACCATTCTATCATTCTATGAACTTTCCACACACAAGCAGGcatatacaaagaaaaatgaaaacctgaCTTAACATTTTAGCAGGAAGAGTATTAAATCAGCTGCTAAGTCTTTTTATCCACTTGTAACAGATTTAGAGATGGAAGAAAAGACACTCTGATTTACAGATTCTGCTGAAAGGCAAAATCAAACCAGCAGAAGTTCAGTTTAtataagaagggaaaaaaaaacaaaatagcagcCAAGAGGGAGAAAGTAGTACTTGTCTACAGAGTTCTTCGTATAATGACtaacatcacagaatcatggaacagtttgggttggaagggagcttaaagctcatccagttctacgtcctgccatgggcagggacaacttccactacCCTAGGTTGCTTCAGGCCCTGTCCAAACTGGCTTTGAACACCTTAAGTGCAAATAATCCCAGttctgatgctgctgctcaggatgAAGCAACAGTTCCTAACATCACCTTTCCTCAGAGGATGAGCCTCTACCTCCCAGCTTCTCCTCAAAAACCACCCCATGAGGAGAAGCTCCCTCAGGAGAAGAAGCCCTCCTGCAACCCAATTCTTCACAGCACCTTCTCCATTGGTGGTGAACTGCCAAAGAgcttattttcctttagaaatcCTGGCAGAGAGGAAGAGTGGTAAAATGCAGCTGCACCAGTCTGGGCAGAGCTTTAGGATCTGTAATAATTCTTCCTGAGTTTGCAGCAAATCaccaaaatgacaaaaaacacTTTGCCCAACACCAGGCTCACAGACAACATCAGGCTGGGCAAAACATACTCAGATCTTTCTCAGATTTTCTGGGAAAGACTCAAGAGCTCTGGTTTGAACACAGAATACACTTTGAAACTGTGGAGATCAATCAGTCCTAAATAACCTACACAACAAACCACAGAGAAACCCAAACTGACTGAAGGAACTGTTTTCCCAAAACACCCAACCTGCCACAACAAGCATGCTGGGATGACAGGCAGCTGTACTTCCAGACCTCAAATGAGCTGAAgaaagtgcaaaataaaaactagtGACAtcccaaaaaaataacaagaagtTCAGGTTCTACACTCAAACtattttttggcattttcaATGTTAACTGTAGCAATGAAACCACACCTATGAGCCTGGAATACACACTGCAGAGGTGCAAAGCCATTCATTTAcaagaactggaagaaaaatggtaATTCAACCCTCTACtattatttaaagaaacactGACACAGCGATTGCCTTTACCGATTCCTCATCATTCCTGAGGAAACGGGCAGCATATCAAAGCTTTCAGTCCttgtgctggaaaacagcaaattctaaatatttgttAAGTTTCAAAGCAAATTTCACAGATATCCCATCATGTCCTTGGGGAAGACAGGCAAGAGTTACATTCTCTTAGCAGTATTTTCCTGTATGAGAGCACCAAAGAAACACAACTCTGCCACCAGGGTCAAAGAAAAGCATCAAGGACTATTTCTCCTCATCCCTCACGGTGGAGAGTattccctcagccttttcccCACAGACAGGAGTGATTGCATAAACTTACAAGTCCAAGTTGAAAAAGCTACTAACACAAAACACTGAGGTGTGAGCACCTGTTACACCACACCAGCATCAGCCAGACAAGCTCCACACACTTCTAGATGCAACCTTAAATTCTGTTAaaggcaaaaacaaaaacaaaacttcaaaacTACACTTAATAGTGGGTGGGTGAAGCCCAGGAggctatttctttttcatttttgaaagcaTAGATGGGTTTTCTTATGTTAAGCATAAAATATGTGTCTAAACATAAAAGGTGTCAGGAGGAGgaaaccagcacagctctgcccgTTCTGGTTGAGGTTTTAACAAATATCTCACAAACAGGCAcatattactgaaaatatatttgctgtACGTTCTTTTTGTTCAAAGGCTTTACTCTATAAAGGTTCTTTGGGAACAGATGAGAGATCAGTAATTTCCCTCTTTACGTCCTGTTGAGGATTTGAGTGTGTCCAAGTACAGGGACACAAACTGAAACGGAGCTGGTCTAGACAACCCAATTAGAGCGGTTTCACTTCTCTCTGGCTGTTTAGTTGACGCATTTTATTAAACACTCCTGCAGCATCTGACATGCAAAGCCATCAGCCAGGGGTAACTACGGCGAAGCAGATTAAACACAAAGTGGGACAAGAGCTCCAAGTACACAACCTGAAGCAGAGCTGTCACCTGACGCGAACTTCCACGGAAAAGCGACCAGCTCTCTCCGTTTGCGAACTCAAGTCGCCCGCGCTATAGAATATTACTGTTTTTTCAAAGGCGGACTCGGGGCTCAGCTCTTGGGTTCCTCTCGGCCGTCAGAGATACCCGCAGGAGCGGGCAGCGGCTCCCGGAGCGGAGcgcaggcaggagggaggggaagggagcagaaCACGGACCCGTGCCACCGGGACAACCGACAGGAGCTTCCGAGCCACCGCTCAAAGGCAGGCAAGCTCAGCGCCGCGcagggagcggggccgggcccgggaCGCGCCGGCGGACAGGCCCTGGGACCGCCGGCGCCCCGCGGGAAGCGCTCCGGGGGCAGGGGCAGCGCGCCCGGAACCGCTCCGCCTCGGCCCGCGCCTCTCTTTCCCAGCCCGCCGGCGGTGGGGGCCTGGAGGGACCTTCCCGCGGAAGCCCGGCGGCCTCGGCGCGCCCCGCACCCCGAACTCACCGGTGATGGCGGTGAACTGCTGGACCAGCGCCCTCAGCGCCGCGGCGCCCGCCGAACCCCCGGGCGCCGCCATCTTGCCGCCGCCGCAGCACAACACACGCGCCGCCGGCCGGCGCGCACTGCGCATGTGCGTGGACCGCCCGCGCGCGCGCCCATTCCCCCACCCGCCGTGAGGGGCGGGGTCTCGGTTGCCGTGGTAATGAGCCCCGCCCCCTCGGGAGGCGGCAGTTGCCATGGCAAGGTCGTCCTTCCCCCCCAGCCTCAGAGGCTTTCCCTGGGAATCTCCCGGAATTCCCGACCCGCCGCTTCCAAGGGCCACGGATCTTAGAGGCCGAACCGGCGCTCTCGGGACACGCACCCGGGGTTCCCACACGGATTTACCCCGTCACAGAGGCCCGCGGCGCAGCGAGGGGCTGGGCAGGCCGGGGGCCGAGTGCGGAGCAGATCCGGATGCTGTGACCAGAGAGACACCCAGGAATTGCCCTGAtcaccagcacaggcagggggagacctgctggagagcagcgCTGCGGTGAAGGACCTGGGGGTTCTGATACACAACCAGCTGTCCCTGAACCGACAGCGTGTCCTGGGGGCCAGAAGGGCCAGTGTGACCCTGGGGGACACCGAgaagagcactgccagcaggtcagggagtgTCCCTCTGTCCACCCCTGTGAGGtacatctggagtgctgtgtccagctctcGGCTCTTCAGGAAAGGAGACGTGTGGAACTGCTGGAGCGGGTCTGGGGAAGCTGTGGAGCTGAGGACACATCTCCatgcccaggaaaggctgagggagcaggggctgctcgGCCTCGAGAATAGCCCCAGATGAGAGGGGCCCTAAGCCCTGGGTGTCCgtgtgagcagggagggctccgAGCAGGGACCAGGAGGAACGGGCAGGAACTGAccccaggaagttccacctggacatgaggaagaactttctGGGTAGTGCCTGAGCCCTGGACAGAtcccagagagggtgtggagtccgcctcactggagatattccagagcTGTCTGGACACACTGTGTGCCATGAGCTCTGAGCTGACCCTGCTGGTGCACATGGACCCActatggtcccttccagcctgacccattctgGGACTCTGTAAGACAGGACCTGATGTGGTCAAGGAACAGCTCACCTGCACCACTCCAGGGAGCCTTGTCAGGGCACCCCTGCCATCATTTTCACAAAGCTAGAAGCAGAAAACCTTGAATTTATCCCCACCTACCATACCAGGTGTTTCTGATTCCCAGGCCACCCGAGGAAACGTCAGGAATGTTTTACTCCTTTCCAGTTTTGGCCCACCAGTAATGtggctgctttgctgctgaacACCTTGCCAGTAACACTTGTCAACTCAGTGCGAACCACAGAAAGCCGAGATTTCCCTAGAATCCTAATAATTTTATACCTCACTGCCATGGAAACAGGTACATCTGTTTGCTCTcattccctccctgcctcccatCCCCACACCAGCTCTAGTGCTCAGGGAAGCAACCAAGCCTGTAAAGTATCTGAGGTTTCggcatttgttttgtttctcctggcagctggatGAGCTGAACTTACTTGTTTACAAACATGACAAATGAATCACCAGGGCTGAAGGCAGGTGAGCAGCAGTGAACTGTTACACCAGCCCAGACATCCCAAATACAGACTTCTGCTTCACCAAcaccagcaaaacaaagcagatttcACCTGCTTCAAAGCTCACAGACCACAGGGTCAGAAACAAGCTGTTGGTACAACCAAAATCCGCTCAGCAGTGCCAAAATCCACCCTCTAACAATGAAGACCTAAAAGAATAAGCCAAATTATGCCTGGTGAGGATTATTGTGCCATGGATATGGTGAGGAATTGGGTCATCTGGGGGTCTTgagggcttgcagcagcccaCCTCAGATAGTGCTGCTGCTATAGGTGACAGGTTTTGTACATTTTGCAGTTAAGTTTGGGTTTTATCCAACAATGAATttttagtcctttttttttttgcattctgctttgaaaatggggtttgttttttacagGCTTACCCTGATTGGAAAGGCTGAGGGTCACCAGCATGGAAACAGTAGCTCTGCCTTAAAAACAACCCTTTAACTGAGTTTTTTTGACATCATGGTAAGACAGAAAATAATCCCAACTGCAGTAAAGACCCATATTGAAGGAAGACTTCCAGAACAAtggctgaggcagcaggagaaaaatcaaactgattTACCACTGTTGTAACTTTCTCAAAAAACATCTCTGAacagaacatttatttatttatgagaaGCCCACCAATGATAAAGTTGTGCaggctttggggaaaaaaacaacctgacaatttatatttttggcTCTGTGCTGGTTCTGCTTTCCataaaatttggttttctgAAACTTTAACCATCATAAGATGCTGCTGAAGAAACAAGTCTCTTAGGAATGTCCCAGAACAGTCATCAATCGGGTTcacaaaaaggacaaaactcAAACATTTGCTGACTTTGATGACTAGCACACACccttcagcactgcagctggcaCTTGGCTCAATTTCAAACACAGACAGTGGAAAAGTAGCTCccaagaagcaaagaaaagccaaaatatggcttaattaaaaaaaccagatAAAACAATTCACAAGAAAACTTCCTCTGAATAGTAGGATCTGGTTGCCTCTTCCCCAGCCCAAACACCTCCATGtctaaaatactattttttttttaaagttattttagttttaaaccCAACAGGAACAGTATTTAGTAGTGCCTCTAAAAATGGAGGGGAACAGTtacagccaggcagggcagatATGTGAATCTCTAATTACAGTTATGTCATTACTGACAACTCCAATTTTCAgttgcttctttctcttttaactTTCTCCATCATATCTGGCTTCTGGACCATTGTTTTAATCACATAAACCAGTGTAAGTATGAAAATTAAACAGCATTAAATACAGTAACCCTATTGTACAAGAATAAAGTTGCAGAACATTaacaataagaaaacaaaagtatcTTGTTCTTAACAACAGGGAAAATGGGATCTGCAGGAAGGACCTCTGTGAATAGAGGTGAATTGAAGCCCACAGCCGGGGCATCCATGGAAGATCCTGGGCTTTGGCAGTGGAGAATGacctgtttctcttttctttgtccAAGGGAGGGGTTAGCATATGAGAGGGAAAGAGTGGCTGTCTGGTTACACTCGTGTTAATGGGTGGGCCAACAATACAATTCCAGAAACAAATTCCAGCAATGTGCTTCAATTTACAGAACAGTGGCTGTGCTGATGGAAACTTCAACTGACAGCTAGCTGGGAATACAGActgatttttcacttgtttcctCCATGGAACGTGGATCCATTAAAGGCTTtgaattctcattttcagaTCAGACCATCAGTTATCCTTGTTTTCCAACTCTACCAGTATTCACACTCCAAACCATGTAAATGCAAgcttagaaaataaatgcttcaaTTCCTGCAAGAAGTGCTTCAAGTGctagaaaataatattcaagaaaagaaaatgaaaaaatgttacaTTCTGGAGGTGTATGTTACTAAAACTTCTCAGAACTCATGGCACCGCTGTCTAAAGTGGCTCCTCTCCAAAGCAACCATTAAAACTGCTTAGGGAAGCTTTGCCTAGCACAGGAGAACATCACCAcagttcccattcccactctACCATGTGTCCATGGCTCTGATCTACTCTGCAACAGGGCTTTTAAACATCTGCAGGATTGTCTTTTGCTTGGTCTTAGGCAGTGAACAAATATCATTTGTGTCACTGGTATTAACTACACAATTCAAAACCTTTCCTTCCTTGATGCTGGGGGATTTCACCCGGACCCTGGCAGGAGACTGCCAGTTTTCATTGCAGGAACCTTTCCGAGTCTTGTGGTGACTGGCTTCAGCCTGTGTTTTTGATCCCTTTGAGTCTTTTGGACTTCCCTTCCTGGCAGAAGAGTCTTTCAGAGACCGAGGTGGCTTGGTGCGCAGCAGATACTCATCTGGAGAACCCTTCTGTCGGTTAAGTGTCCTTTCCTCCTTGTTGAGCTCCttttgcagctgcagagccagaagcctgtcctcctcctcctgcttgcGCCTTTCATAGAACTCCCGCTCAAAGGCTCTTTGTGTCTGCAAGTTAAAGTCATTCATCTGATCTCCTTGGTCTTCTACACTTTCTGAAAGGGTTCTTCTCCTCTTATCAAGCATGCCCAAATCAGTGATGGCATTAGCTGGAGCCTCCAGTAACTTCCTTTTGGGAGTCTCCTTAGAGTTCTGTGGCCTCTCTAGTGTGTCTTCACCTGGGTGTCCAGCCTTCTTCCCCAGATCATGCAACGCAGTCCGGCTATCAGACATCACACAACTCATTCCTAACTGACCAGAGGTAGAAGTTTCATCAGACTTTTCAAGGTCTACCCTCTGGACATGTGTTAAGTTGTCACTGTCTGACTCAGTTCCATCATCATCTCCTTTGGATCTAAAAAGAACTGTCCTAGACCCCTCCCCTTCTGTGGTTCCATGAAGTGTATCTGGAACTCCATCTTCTAAACCATTTGGTCCtggtgttttttcctgcttgacAGCGTCAGTTTCACCTGAAGCTGAGGCACTGAAATAGTTCATATATGATTCCAAAAATGAATCCTTAGCACCAGAGTTTTTATTTACACTGGTCAGCTGTGGAGACAGGGTTGGCATTTCCTCTTGCTCATCCTGCAGAGCAGAACTACTGCCTTCATTGCTGTTGGTCTCctgaagaaaagggaaacacCACTAATGAAGTAAATTTATCAAAAGCCTATGGGTGTGAATAAATACCACCATGGCTGCATTGCCCCTGAATGCAATGGGATAGCAACTCAGatacttctcttttttaaaaatacctgttcaacaataatgaaaatatttaaagtaacTGCAGAAGCCCAGCTAAAGGACTGAAACTacaaatgcagcattttcctcTCATCAGTAATTCAGACCAACTGTGCAAGCCTGCTCATCTTCTTTGGAGACCTTACAGGAATGATCAACCAGCCAGCCAACCCATGGAATGATGTAAATCAGGGTGAACCCTCTTCCAGTGGACTCCAGAGCCAGGAATCATGAATACTGAAGGTTGCTTAAAAAGGGCAATATAACCTGCCCAGTGCTGATGTGCAAGGGGAATAGAGGACTGGAGTCCTACAGGCAAGAGGAAAATATCCCACAATTACAAACTCTGAGATTTATAACAAAATGGTTCCAGTTACCGCAGAGTTTGAGTTGcttctgcctcctcctgtgGTACTGGAGAACGATGCCGATTCCAGCACACTGTAAGTCTTTGGAGACAGATaccttaaaaggaaaaaaagggatacTCCTTTAAACATTTTGTCCCTTGAACTGTCAGTCCTTTGCATTATTCAAGATCTTCAGGTTCATTTTGACAAACAAAACTTAACAAGAAGGCAAGTGTTTACCTTCTCCTCCTAtgaggaaatgttttaaatttcaaCACTTCACATTTGTCCCCAGTTATCTTGGGAAGCTGGCCCTCAGCATTCCAAAGAAGCAAACAGGGCAGAGAGACACTGAAACAGGCcaataattaaagaaatacttCGCTGAATCCCTTACTTCTGAATGTCTCCAGAGTTTCTTGGTTTGCTGCCCAGGTTCAGTGGGGATGTCTGAAGGGAGAGGCTGCGTGCTGCTGATGGGCTGCCAGGCACGTGTCCCACGGGATCCTCATTCTTCCAGACAAGTAAAAGTAACATTAGGtaaaacacaacacaacacaaccTGTAGAAATCTCAGGGaactgctttggttttgctgcagAATTAGTTACTTTTGTCCAAAGAATTCTAGAACTGTGAGTAATGGACAgttacagagaaagaaatattatcaGTTCCGTACACCTTCCAGGATCTAGCACTGAGGGACAGGAGGCTCAAATAACTACGCAGGTTTCATCATTGGGTAGCAAAAATTCAActaagcaaaacaaattaataaaacaaaaaaaacctccaaaaggTATGGTACATTTTCACTATACATTCCTTTCTTCCAGTACAGGTTACAGATACTAATTTCTTCCAGTGAAAGGTTTTTAAATCATGAGGAAAATGAAGCCTAAAGCAGaaattcaatgttttaaaatgtttcacaaTGGAAACATGCAGCACATATGCTGGATGCTGGATTTCAAGTGTGTATCATGCAGGCTTCACCCTCCATCtggcttttcaaaaattaatgttCAATCAAGGCTTTAAAGTACTGGAGGGTGACAACAGCTTTCAACTACAACTAACATAAATTTAAACTATTCCAAATTTTAACATTTGGTCTGAGAAGTCCAAGTTGCTTGTACTATAGTGCATATTTTCTGCTGTCCCCCGTGATTCTAACTCACCAGACTGTTACTGAGCTGCCAGGCCAGCTCTTCATCTtgcttcagctgcttctccatCTCCTTCCGTCGCTCTTCTGCCAACCTatgctcctcctcctcctccgccaGCAGCCGCTGGATGTATTCCTCACTCGCTTTGTTCTCCTCCTGTTCGTGCGCTCGCCTTTCTGCCTCCACCTAAACcagatgtttgaaaaaaatccacctgGTTACTACTGCAGGGCCACACTTGACACCAGAACCTCTGAGATGACACTACTTAAACTTCTCACCAAATACAGCAGTATTTCATTGCACGAGTCTCAAAGATGTAAGAGTCACATGATACTGTGTGTAGAGCCTTGGGTTTAACCACAGCAACAAACCTTTAGGTAACAAACCATTAACCTTGCTCACCTGCAAGGCTGAATGGCAGCTATCCTACAGCATTTGCTCAACCTGCTTTTATCATTATATCTCCCAAAGACATCACCTCTCTTCTAGAAGAGTTCTGCTCTCTTGAAAcatgaaaaaccccaaagcagcaAGGCAGGAATTTTAAATCTGCCTTCCTTACAGCAGACATGCTGAGAGATCAGTTACCAGCAATGAGGAGAGCAAAGTACTTCAAGAACAAAGCTTTCTTTGGAAATTCCCCTCCAGTCCTCTGCTTCATGTGCTCCTGTAGCCACTAGCAAGGGGCTCTCAGGGAAAGGTGCATTCCCATGTATTTTTCAACTCTAAGTCTTAATACTACTGTGTCTGAATTGGAAGAAGGATCCTTAAATAGGCCAAAGTTGagaattctttaaaatctttactgatttttaaatgagcaCAGGTAACAGAGcaaacaaagaagaaagaaaatgctctATGTTCATTATTCAATACTTCAGTTACTGAAGGTTATCTAATTGCTGTCTCTGACTTGGAGGGAAATCAAGAAGACAAATATAAAACCAAAGCCCAAACAGTTCCAAATTTCTACATTTGTTACTTTTATGTACATTGACTGAGAGATGAGATAGGAAGTACAGATCAAGAAAACTTGAAAAGGTCACCTCATgtcaaatacaaagaaatttcttctaTCAATTTAATTAATGATTCAGGAGTGACCCATATGTTCTTGCAGCTGCAGTGCCCTTTTAAGTatctttattattaaataaaattacagctgTTTGTGGGAACAATTCAAATAATTGGATATGAAGCATTAATGCTTTTTAAACGTATTTTTAGATTTACCTTACTAATCTCTGCTTCGTATTCCTGCCTCAGCTCCCCAGGCTTGCTCAGCTGGTGCTGCGGTTTGGGGACACAGACTAATCAAGAcgaaggagaggaaaaaaaccaagtcAACAAACACAAAGTCATGACAGTCAACAATAAAGGATTTTAACAATAACAAATGATTTAAACTCCATACCCTGTCATAGAATGATTTGACTTAAGTGCTGTGATTTAAAAAGGGAAgtaacaaagcaaaaaataccaAGGGATAAAGTTTACACAGTAGAAAAGTGCAGTGTGACAGAGTGGCATGGACAGGAGGTGTTTCCCAAGCACTGTACATAAAGCAAATACAgtggagcaggttgcccagagaagctgtggctgccccatccctggaactgtccaaggccaggctggatggagcttggagcatcctggtctagtggaagatctccctgcccatggcaaagaGGTAAAATGGGATGATCTTTAtggtctctcccaacccaaaccattccctcaTTCATTCTCTGCTGGTACACTGATCATAATTTGTGTCTTTCactatttttcattaaaaagaccTCAGAACACTGCAAGTGGAACAAGCTGCCTTACAGCCAACCTACCAAAAATGTCCCCCAAGGACACTTGCAACAtcacaaaccccaaaatccttCCACAAAAAGTTAATCAGATTTCACTTCCTTCTCTCTGACATCACGATTTTCAGCTCACAGATTCTTGCATTGACTGAACTCCTGGAATTTCAACCAAACTAATTAACACCAAAAAATCTTTTAACCACTTC
The Parus major isolate Abel chromosome 9, Parus_major1.1, whole genome shotgun sequence DNA segment above includes these coding regions:
- the RNF168 gene encoding E3 ubiquitin-protein ligase RNF168, giving the protein MSTKSKATLSLSDCLCQICMEIFVEPVTLPCSHTLCNSCFQMTVEKASLCCPFCRRRVSSWARYNTRRNTLINWEFWEKIQKNYPEECERRINGQDLDEEICVPKPQHQLSKPGELRQEYEAEISKVEAERRAHEQEENKASEEYIQRLLAEEEEEHRLAEERRKEMEKQLKQDEELAWQLSNSLNEDPVGHVPGSPSAARSLSLQTSPLNLGSKPRNSGDIQKYLSPKTYSVLESASFSSTTGGGRSNSNSAETNSNEGSSSALQDEQEEMPTLSPQLTSVNKNSGAKDSFLESYMNYFSASASGETDAVKQEKTPGPNGLEDGVPDTLHGTTEGEGSRTVLFRSKGDDDGTESDSDNLTHVQRVDLEKSDETSTSGQLGMSCVMSDSRTALHDLGKKAGHPGEDTLERPQNSKETPKRKLLEAPANAITDLGMLDKRRRTLSESVEDQGDQMNDFNLQTQRAFEREFYERRKQEEEDRLLALQLQKELNKEERTLNRQKGSPDEYLLRTKPPRSLKDSSARKGSPKDSKGSKTQAEASHHKTRKGSCNENWQSPARVRVKSPSIKEGKVLNCVVNTSDTNDICSLPKTKQKTILQMFKSPVAE